In Parus major isolate Abel chromosome 3, Parus_major1.1, whole genome shotgun sequence, the following are encoded in one genomic region:
- the CITED2 gene encoding cbp/p300-interacting transactivator 2: MADHMMAMNHGRFPDGSGGLHHHPAHRMGMGQFPTPHHHHQQQQPPQQHAFSALMGDHIHYGAGSMNASSGVRHAMGPGSVSGGHPAGSMPPPARFSGSQFMAPPVASPGGQLSASMQLQKLNNQYFSHHPYPHSHYMPDLHPGSHQLNGGSQQHFRDCNPKHGGGGGSGLPPAVPHVPAAMLPPNVIDTDFIDEEVLMSLVIEMGLDRIKELPELWLGQNEFDFMTDFVCKQQPSRVSC, encoded by the coding sequence ATGGCAGACCACATGATGGCCATGAACCACGGGCGATTCCCCGACGGATCCGGCGGGCTCCACCACCACCCTGCGCATCGGATGGGCATGGGGCAGTTTCCCACCCCccatcaccaccaccagcagcagcagccgccgcAGCAGCACGCCTTCAGCGCCCTGATGGGCGACCATATACATTATGGAGCTGGGAGTATGAACGCGAGCAGCGGGGTGAGGCACGCCATGGGGCCGGGCAGCGTGAGCGGAGGGCACCCGGCCGGCAGCATGCCGCCCCCCGCCCGCTTCAGCGGCTCCCAGTTCATGGCCCCCCCCGTCGCCAGCCCGGGAGGGCAGCTGAGCGCCAGCATGCAGCTCCAGAAGCTGAACAACCAGTACTTCAGCCACCACCCTTACCCGCACAGCCACTACATGCCGGACTTGCACCCCGGTAGCCACCAGCTGAACGGCGGCAGCCAGCAGCATTTCAGGGACTGCAACCCCAAgcacggcggcggcggcggcagcggctTGCCGCCCGCCGTCCCCCACGTCCCCGCGGCAATGCTGCCGCCCAATGTCATAGACACGGACTTCATCGACGAGGAGGTCCTCATGTCCTTAGTCATCGAAATGGGGCTGGATCGCATCAAGGAGCTTCCTGAGCTGTGGTTGGGACAGAACGAGTTTGACTTCATGACAGACTTCGTTTGCAAacagcagcccagcagggtGAGCTGCTga